The Cetobacterium sp. NK01 genome segment ATGGGAAACTTTTGAAAAGTCATATATAGGAATAAAAACTTATCGAGATAGAGCTTCTAATATGAATAACTTTCTAGATAAAGTAGATAGTTGGAAAAAGAAAGATTAAAAAAAGCTCTGCCAGAGGGTTTCCCAAATTTAGTGTAAATTGTAAAAATTAAATATATATATTTTACCTTCTTAGCTATTAATTTGTATAATTAAATTAATAACTGAGGAGGTTTTTTTATGGCTAGAAAAAATTCAGAAGTAAATCCACTTGTTAAACAATTAATTGAAGAAAATAAGATTAAATCTGCTGACGATGCTCAAGATTTCATGAAAAATATGTTTAAAGCTATGGTTAATATCTTGATACAAGCTGAATTTGATGAAGCTATTGGATATGATAAATATGACAGAGAATCAAGCGCTAATACTACTAACAGTAGAAATGGGTATAATTCTAAGCAAGTTAATACCTCTCTTGGAAAAGTTCAGGTTGATATTCCTAGAGATAGAGAGGGACAGTTTGAACCAACAGTTGTTCCTAAATATTCTAGAGATATCTCTGATATTGAAGATAAAATTATCTCTATGTATGGGCGTGGAATGACTATTTCTGAGATTAATGCTCATCTTGAAGAGATTTATGGATTAACATTCTCAGCATCACAAATTAGTAGAATAACTGATAGAGTTTTTGAAGAGATAGATAATTGGAAAAATAGACCACTACAAAAATGCTATCCTTTTGTATTCATGGACGCAATACATTTTAATATTAAAAGTAATGGGAAAGTTTCAAATAGAGCTGCATATGTTGTTTTAGGAATAGATTTAGAAGGAAAAAAAGATATTTTAAGTATTGTAATAGGAGAGAATAAAAGTTCTAAGTTCTGGTTAAAAGTTGTAGATGAATTAAGAACTAGAGGCATTGAGGATATTTTTACAGTGTCTATTGATGGTTTAAAAGGTTTTAGTGATGCCATTTTAACTATTTTTCCTGAGACTAAGATCCAACGTTGTATGGTACATCAAATCAGAAATACGTTAAGATATATGAATTATCAAGATAGAAAAAGCTATGCTCAGCAGCTAAAAAGTATTTACAATGCTACTAATGCAGAATGTGCGTTTGAAGCTTTAGAGGCTTTAAAGAATGATCTTCCTGAGTTTGCGCCAGCTCTTAGAAGTTGGTATACTAACTGGAGTGAATTATCGCATTTTTTTAATTTTCCTATGGAAATTAGAAAGATGATCTATACTACTAATATAATTGAAAGTTTAAATAGTCAGTTTAGAAAAGTTAGTAATTCTAGATCTGTTTATCCTAATGAAGATGCTTTGTTAAAGGTTCTTTTTCTTTCTAGTAAAAATATTATGAAAAAGTGGAACCAAAAAGTCAGAGGTAGGGAAGGAATTCTAAGAATGTTATCAATAGAGTATGGAGAACGTCTAGAAAAATATTTGAAATAAAAAAAGCTCTGCCACTTTTGTGACAGAGCTAATTTTTTGATATAATAGTTACACCATGTATACTATTAAACAAATTTTTACTTCTGTCAATTATACTAATATTTTAAATTCTATTCAAGAGTTTTTTTCTAAAGACTACTTTAATCATATTAAAGATACTGTCTTTAAATCTATTAACTGCAAAAATTTTGATTTTGCTAGAATAGAATATCAATGCCCTCATTGTGGTTCACGCGCATGTAAACCTGTTACTTGTAAAACTAAATTTTGTTCCTGTTGTTCTAAAATATATATCGAAAATTGGGCTAATAAACTTAATCAACAAATGATTAATCACAAGCATAGGCATCTTCTCTTTACAATCCCTAAGGAATTACGATCTTTTTTTCTTAATAATAGAGAACTTTTAACATCAATTTCTGACTCGCTTAATTCTGTATTTAAAGATCACTTTTGGAAAAAATATAAAACAACTCATTTTGGATACATTACTTTTTTCCATACATTCGGCAGAAAATCTAATTTTAATCCACATCTGCATATCTTAATTACTTGCGGTGGATTCAAAGAAAGCTTACAATGGAAATCTGTTGATTTTTTTCCTTACTCACTATTTAAAAATTCTTGGAAATATATTGTTACTACAACTTTAAAAGAAGCTTTTCCTAATGATCAAAAACTTTTAAACATTGTCAATTCTATTTGGAAAAACCAAATCGATTTTTTTATTGATGTTAAAGGAACTGAAATTTACAATTCTTTAAATGCTCTTAAGTATTTAGGTAGATATCTCGCTAGACCTCCTTTAGCTGAATATAGAATCACTCATTTTGATGGTAATAGCGTTACTTTTTGGTATGAACAACTTCCTGAAAAAAATAAAGTATTTCTTGAACTTCCTGTAGAAAAGTTCATTAAACAATTAGTTGCTCATATTCCACCTAAAGGTTTTAAAATGATTAGAAGATACGGTATTTACTCTAGAAACTTCTCGCAAGAATTAAAAAATTTAATAAAACTTAAGCACCTAAAAAAACAAAAGGCTATTACAAAACTTACTTGGGCCGAGCGCATAGAAAAATGGCTTGGTATAAATCCATTAAAGTGCCTTCAATGCGGATCTAATATGATTTTAACTATATTTTTCCATAAAAAATATGGTATTTTTGATTTTAGACTCAAGAAGAAAATTTAAAATTTCTAACCACAGGTAACTGTGGTATTTTGCTTTTCTATAAAGTAAAGCAATAGATTAATTTTTAATATATTTATTAGCTACATCTTAATTTTTAGTATTTTTAAGAATAATTTCAAAAAATTATAATTTCCTAAATAATAAAAAAAGCTATCTTAGGAAGAAGTATCTTGTAGTACCTAATCTAAGATAGCCTATTTGGACATTTAAAATTTGATAGCTAAGAAGTTAATTTACACTAAATTTGGGAAACTCCCAAGACTTTTTTTATTACTTTAATAAAGCTTCTATTTTTTTCAAATATTTTTGCAAATCTCTTTTTTTCTTTTCATCTAATGTTTTTATTTTATTATCTACTTCAGATGAAAACTTTATAAATTTAGGAATATAATTAAAATCAAATTTAGTCTCTTCTTTTAATTTTTCTTCAATAGGAATTATCATATCTTGATTATCAATGAACTCAATTATTTCTTTTTTATTTGCACCTTTATTTATAAGCTCTATAAATTTTTTTCTATTTTCTTCTAAGTAAATCAAATCTATATACTTTTGAGATAAAAGTAAAACTAGATTCTTTTTTTCAGGAATGACATCATTATATAGTTCAAATCTTTTTCTGTATCTTAAAGCTGTACTTTTACTTATATTATTAGCTAATAACCATTTTTCATATAAACCTGTGTACTTACTTCCTTCTCCACCTAATTCCTTATAAACATTATCAAACACACGACCTAATTCAATTACATTTTTTGCTTGAATTTTAAATAGTTCAATAGAACTATTTAATAAAAAATTTATTATTTTTTCGTCATCTGTTATTTCTTTAAAAATTTTTAAATCTAAAAGTTCTACTATATCTTGTTGATTAATTTCATTGGCTGAAGTATTCTCTTTTTTTTCTAATTTTGTTTCATTCAAAAGAGATTTCATATTATTAAAAATTTTATTTCTGTCATTTTTAGCCATTTTTACCCTCCAATTTAACTTGAAACTGAGTTTCAAGTTGGAACTCAGTTTTGAATCTCTTTAATAAGTGAGATTAATATTTTTTGAACTTCAGAAGCTGATTTATTTTGGTATTCCCATATTGTTTTCTTTTCTTCTAACATACCTTCAATAAAAGATAAATTTTTAATAGGTTCTGTTACTAAAATAGGATAATCTTCCAATTCATCTTTTAACATATTATAAAATTCTTTTTGAACTTTAGTATCTTTATAATTATTTGTTATAATAGCTTTAACTTTATTTATATCAACTGTTTTTAATAAATTTAAAACTCCTTCTAATGTAACAGAGTTAGCAAAATTAGGAATTAAAATACTATCTGATTCTTTTAAAAATATTTCATCTATTTTTAATGTTGGTATGCTGTCTATAATAACATAATCAAATTCTGTTTTTACTCTTTCTAAAAATATAGGTAATTCTTTTATAAATTGATTAGAAAACTTAACATCTTCAAGAGGTAAAAAATATAAATCACTTCTTAATCTAAAATATTCTCCAT includes the following:
- a CDS encoding IS256 family transposase yields the protein MARKNSEVNPLVKQLIEENKIKSADDAQDFMKNMFKAMVNILIQAEFDEAIGYDKYDRESSANTTNSRNGYNSKQVNTSLGKVQVDIPRDREGQFEPTVVPKYSRDISDIEDKIISMYGRGMTISEINAHLEEIYGLTFSASQISRITDRVFEEIDNWKNRPLQKCYPFVFMDAIHFNIKSNGKVSNRAAYVVLGIDLEGKKDILSIVIGENKSSKFWLKVVDELRTRGIEDIFTVSIDGLKGFSDAILTIFPETKIQRCMVHQIRNTLRYMNYQDRKSYAQQLKSIYNATNAECAFEALEALKNDLPEFAPALRSWYTNWSELSHFFNFPMEIRKMIYTTNIIESLNSQFRKVSNSRSVYPNEDALLKVLFLSSKNIMKKWNQKVRGREGILRMLSIEYGERLEKYLK
- a CDS encoding transposase, whose protein sequence is MYTIKQIFTSVNYTNILNSIQEFFSKDYFNHIKDTVFKSINCKNFDFARIEYQCPHCGSRACKPVTCKTKFCSCCSKIYIENWANKLNQQMINHKHRHLLFTIPKELRSFFLNNRELLTSISDSLNSVFKDHFWKKYKTTHFGYITFFHTFGRKSNFNPHLHILITCGGFKESLQWKSVDFFPYSLFKNSWKYIVTTTLKEAFPNDQKLLNIVNSIWKNQIDFFIDVKGTEIYNSLNALKYLGRYLARPPLAEYRITHFDGNSVTFWYEQLPEKNKVFLELPVEKFIKQLVAHIPPKGFKMIRRYGIYSRNFSQELKNLIKLKHLKKQKAITKLTWAERIEKWLGINPLKCLQCGSNMILTIFFHKKYGIFDFRLKKKI
- a CDS encoding ParA family protein — protein: MGKIIAIKNNKGGVGKTFLATQIASGLSYLENKVLILTSDPQNNVFNYLFRGEKTFRKGLKAEVLKKDGEYFRLRSDLYFLPLEDVKFSNQFIKELPIFLERVKTEFDYVIIDSIPTLKIDEIFLKESDSILIPNFANSVTLEGVLNLLKTVDINKVKAIITNNYKDTKVQKEFYNMLKDELEDYPILVTEPIKNLSFIEGMLEEKKTIWEYQNKSASEVQKILISLIKEIQN